A stretch of the Oenococcus sp. UCMA 16435 genome encodes the following:
- a CDS encoding energy-coupling factor transporter transmembrane protein EcfT, whose amino-acid sequence MNIDRLLIGRYLPGKTFIHRLDPRMKLVITVVFIFLTFFADNWQSNLLLFTFVFLCVAVTKINFSFFLNGLKPMLWLIIFTVMMQILFSSGGHLYWHWGWLTISQYGIDYGMIVFLRFVLIIFISTLLTLTTSPTNLANGLSSLLKPLKFFHIPINEISLMLSLSLRFVPTLMDETSKIMNAQRARGVDFGEGNIFQQMKAVVPIFIPQFIASFNRADELATAMESRGYRGAAKRTQLYQLKLRKNDWFALLISIFLAYAIYFLK is encoded by the coding sequence ATGAATATAGATCGCTTATTAATCGGTCGATACCTGCCCGGCAAAACATTTATCCATCGACTTGACCCGCGGATGAAATTGGTGATTACAGTAGTTTTCATTTTTCTAACTTTTTTCGCCGACAATTGGCAATCCAACTTGCTGTTGTTCACCTTCGTTTTTCTATGTGTAGCAGTTACGAAAATTAATTTCAGTTTTTTTTTAAACGGCTTAAAGCCAATGCTTTGGCTGATTATTTTTACAGTTATGATGCAAATTTTGTTTTCAAGCGGCGGACATCTTTACTGGCATTGGGGATGGCTAACGATATCGCAATATGGCATAGATTATGGAATGATCGTTTTTTTGCGTTTTGTTTTGATTATATTTATTTCAACTTTATTAACTCTAACAACTTCACCTACAAATCTTGCAAACGGACTTTCCAGTCTCTTGAAGCCATTGAAGTTTTTCCATATTCCAATTAACGAAATATCATTAATGCTTTCTCTTTCTCTAAGGTTCGTACCAACCCTCATGGACGAAACAAGCAAGATCATGAATGCCCAGCGTGCCCGAGGAGTTGATTTCGGCGAAGGAAACATTTTTCAGCAAATGAAGGCAGTGGTACCAATTTTTATTCCTCAATTTATTGCCAGTTTTAATCGTGCCGATGAATTGGCAACAGCCATGGAGTCACGCGGCTATCGTGGAGCTGCAAAACGAACGCAACTTTATCAATTAAAATTACGAAAAAACGACTGGTTTGCACTTTTAATTTCTATTTTTCTGGCTTACGCTATTTATTTTTTAAAATAG
- a CDS encoding energy-coupling factor transporter ATPase, with the protein MEINFKNVNFNYQLNTPFSTVALEDVSFNIPSGSFTSIIGHTGSGKSTVLQLIDGLLTPASGDIKVGDFQLNSQSSQKHLKNFRKNIGFIFQFSENQLFEETVEKDLIFGPKNFGVDEKTAKENARRILKIVDLPETILQKSQLDLSGGQRRRVAIAATLISDPQLLLLDEPVIGLDPSGRDKLMALFKRLNQQGKTIVMISHEMDDVADYSDQIIVLNAGRVSKIGSPKEIFSDENYIRKEGLRLPSAIEFANQLQKTGFPIVNSIKNKQQLLKEIKKQFKIKKAEK; encoded by the coding sequence ATGGAAATCAATTTCAAGAACGTAAATTTCAATTATCAATTGAATACACCTTTCTCGACTGTTGCTTTAGAAGACGTTAGTTTTAACATTCCTAGTGGTTCCTTTACTTCGATCATTGGCCATACTGGTAGCGGCAAATCAACAGTCCTACAGTTAATTGATGGACTTTTGACACCTGCAAGTGGCGACATAAAAGTCGGAGATTTTCAGCTAAATTCTCAAAGTAGTCAAAAACACTTAAAAAATTTTCGAAAAAACATCGGCTTTATTTTTCAATTTTCTGAAAACCAATTATTTGAAGAAACGGTTGAAAAAGATTTGATTTTCGGACCAAAAAATTTTGGCGTTGACGAAAAAACCGCTAAGGAAAATGCAAGACGAATTCTTAAAATCGTTGATTTGCCAGAAACAATTTTGCAAAAATCACAACTTGATCTCTCTGGCGGTCAAAGACGAAGAGTGGCAATCGCCGCAACCTTAATTTCCGATCCTCAACTGCTTTTGCTCGACGAACCCGTAATTGGGTTGGACCCCAGTGGCAGGGATAAACTGATGGCTCTTTTTAAAAGACTAAATCAACAAGGCAAAACAATTGTCATGATTAGTCATGAAATGGATGACGTTGCCGATTATTCCGATCAGATAATTGTCTTAAATGCTGGCAGAGTCTCAAAAATCGGTAGTCCAAAAGAAATATTTTCCGATGAAAATTATATTCGCAAAGAAGGATTACGTTTACCATCAGCAATCGAATTTGCGAATCAACTACAAAAAACCGGTTTCCCTATTGTAAATTCAATTAAAAATAAGCAACAATTGTTAAAAGAAATTAAAAAACAATTTAAAATAAAGAAAGCTGAAAAATGA
- a CDS encoding energy-coupling factor transporter ATPase, which yields MKIIETEKISYSYPQSLKSSIENISFNVPAGEWLTIIGKNGSGKSTLIRLLDGLLMAKSGQIIIDGQALSEKNLWQIRKKIGIVFQNPDNQFVSGSVIEDVAFGMENYQIPHKQMLERAYQALKMVGMDGFSDKQPARLSGGQKQRVALAGVLAIEPKILILDEATSMLDPDGRDEVWQIIKKLKDQKKLTVISVNHDLNELDLSDRVILINNGKIAADTKINRLFLNDKLLEENDLKLPFLQQMQKDLRDNGINPPQEYNQQKELVNFLWKSISRT from the coding sequence ATGAAAATAATTGAAACAGAAAAAATAAGTTACAGTTACCCTCAATCCTTAAAAAGCAGCATTGAAAACATTAGTTTCAATGTTCCTGCCGGTGAGTGGCTTACGATAATCGGTAAAAATGGATCTGGTAAAAGTACTTTAATTCGTCTTTTGGACGGGCTCCTTATGGCAAAATCCGGACAAATTATTATTGATGGTCAGGCACTTTCAGAAAAAAATCTTTGGCAAATCCGAAAAAAAATTGGGATTGTTTTTCAAAATCCTGATAATCAATTCGTATCGGGAAGCGTAATTGAGGATGTTGCTTTCGGAATGGAAAATTATCAGATTCCACACAAACAAATGCTAGAACGTGCTTACCAGGCTTTAAAAATGGTCGGAATGGACGGTTTTTCCGATAAGCAGCCAGCCCGTCTATCCGGTGGACAAAAACAACGAGTGGCTCTTGCCGGAGTCTTGGCAATTGAACCAAAGATTTTGATTCTGGATGAAGCAACCAGTATGCTTGACCCTGACGGACGTGACGAAGTTTGGCAGATAATTAAAAAATTGAAGGATCAAAAAAAATTGACCGTCATATCAGTTAATCATGATTTAAACGAATTAGATCTATCAGATCGAGTAATTCTGATAAATAACGGAAAAATCGCCGCTGATACAAAAATCAACCGGCTTTTTTTAAATGATAAGCTTCTAGAAGAAAACGACCTTAAGCTCCCATTTTTGCAACAAATGCAAAAAGATTTGCGTGATAATGGAATTAACCCACCACAAGAATACAATCAACAAAAGGAACTGGTTAATTTTCTATGGAAATCAATTTCAAGAACGTAA
- a CDS encoding polyprenyl synthetase family protein has product MKINPMWDKYPLVKQELELTLALMKKNIRTDNKPVSKAILEMINSGGKLLRPAYLLLFSMFQKTDRNKIIALAAAIEILHMATLIHDDVVDQSPTRRGMSSIQQQFGQSTAVYSGDYLFVVCFNLLAEYASDFRGIQQYGHHMNAILNGEMTQMVERYNFNISIDQYFKQISGKTGQLFSLATFLGAYESGNKVQFAKNAEKIGLNIGISFQLMDDILDYTDTSEQIGKPVHNDMREGVYSAPLILSMVQHKDSFLPFLKKKDQMTDQDTKRVSQLVIEFGGVKMAKEYAKKYTKQALLQINNLPDKPAKEALVDITNEIMDRQS; this is encoded by the coding sequence ATGAAAATAAATCCAATGTGGGATAAGTATCCACTTGTCAAACAGGAATTAGAATTAACTTTAGCTTTGATGAAAAAAAATATTAGAACTGACAATAAGCCGGTTTCAAAAGCAATTTTAGAGATGATTAACTCTGGTGGAAAATTGCTTCGACCGGCTTATTTGTTGTTATTTTCTATGTTCCAAAAAACTGATCGTAATAAGATTATCGCTTTGGCGGCCGCTATCGAAATTCTCCATATGGCGACTTTAATTCATGATGACGTTGTTGATCAATCGCCGACTCGTCGAGGAATGTCATCAATTCAGCAACAGTTCGGGCAAAGCACCGCTGTCTATTCAGGCGATTATTTGTTCGTTGTATGTTTTAATTTGCTCGCTGAATATGCCAGCGACTTTCGCGGAATTCAACAATATGGTCATCACATGAACGCAATTTTAAATGGCGAAATGACACAGATGGTCGAACGCTACAATTTCAATATTTCAATTGATCAATATTTCAAACAAATTTCCGGAAAAACTGGACAATTATTTTCACTTGCAACTTTTCTTGGTGCTTACGAGAGCGGTAATAAAGTTCAATTTGCAAAAAATGCCGAAAAAATCGGTTTGAACATTGGCATTTCTTTTCAATTAATGGACGATATTTTGGATTATACCGATACCAGCGAGCAAATTGGCAAACCAGTTCATAACGATATGCGTGAAGGAGTTTATTCAGCTCCTTTAATCTTGTCGATGGTCCAGCATAAGGATTCTTTTTTGCCCTTTTTAAAAAAGAAGGATCAAATGACCGATCAAGATACAAAAAGAGTATCCCAGTTGGTAATTGAATTTGGCGGAGTAAAGATGGCAAAAGAATATGCCAAAAAATATACTAAACAAGCACTCCTGCAAATCAACAATCTCCCTGATAAGCCGGCAAAGGAAGCTTTAGTTGATATAACAAACGAAATAATGGATCGCCAATCCTAA
- a CDS encoding Gx transporter family protein, which yields MNYSSEKTRQYVYISLLCAQGVIIGLIERMIPFPFAFAPGAKLGLANIITIVSIYTLPVSESFLLMAMRLVLTTLLGGTMSTFMYSAAGSFLSWIGMLLIKQLGEKHISMIGISAAGGILFNVGQLSVASWIAGSWTVMLYMPILSFIGILAGIAVGIAANFLFEHVRTLSRLRFEYSNVKERT from the coding sequence TTGAACTACTCTTCGGAAAAGACGCGGCAATATGTCTATATTTCTTTGCTTTGCGCTCAGGGAGTTATTATCGGTTTAATTGAACGAATGATTCCATTTCCTTTCGCTTTTGCGCCGGGAGCTAAATTAGGATTAGCAAATATTATCACTATTGTATCTATCTATACCCTACCGGTTTCAGAAAGTTTTCTATTGATGGCAATGCGTTTAGTCCTAACAACATTGCTTGGTGGAACAATGTCGACCTTTATGTATTCCGCTGCTGGTTCTTTTCTTTCTTGGATTGGAATGCTGCTAATTAAGCAGTTGGGCGAAAAGCACATTTCTATGATCGGAATTTCAGCCGCTGGTGGGATATTGTTTAATGTTGGCCAATTAAGTGTTGCAAGTTGGATCGCTGGGTCTTGGACAGTCATGTTATATATGCCAATTCTTTCATTTATTGGAATTTTAGCTGGAATCGCCGTTGGAATCGCAGCTAATTTTCTTTTTGAACACGTGCGTACTCTATCCCGTTTGCGCTTTGAATATTCAAATGTTAAAGAAAGGACTTAA
- a CDS encoding NusG domain II-containing protein has protein sequence MKISAGVKKYLKMIKPLDLIIVVFLVLLSFTPLGIFSLKEQKEQSAGAQEVLTAVITHKRKVVHKIKLTGHTGTTKYRFTNGKAYNVVVATGNKVRIVEANCPDQICVHHAAINKAGQSIVCLPHKLIVEIRSSSGRTFGGIVN, from the coding sequence ATGAAAATTTCTGCTGGCGTAAAAAAATATTTAAAGATGATCAAACCTCTTGATCTGATAATCGTGGTCTTTTTGGTTTTACTTTCGTTTACACCTTTAGGAATTTTCTCGCTTAAGGAACAAAAAGAACAATCAGCCGGTGCCCAAGAGGTATTGACTGCTGTTATCACCCACAAAAGGAAAGTTGTTCATAAAATTAAGCTGACAGGACATACCGGTACAACGAAATATCGTTTTACAAACGGAAAGGCGTATAACGTGGTAGTCGCGACCGGAAATAAAGTTAGAATAGTCGAAGCAAACTGCCCGGACCAAATTTGTGTCCACCATGCAGCAATTAATAAAGCAGGACAATCAATCGTTTGTCTACCGCATAAATTAATCGTTGAAATAAGATCCAGCAGTGGTCGTACCTTTGGGGGAATCGTTAATTGA
- a CDS encoding FAD-dependent oxidoreductase, with translation MSNNNIVVVGGGFGGIYTVKNLAKKFKKNSGVKITLIDKNSYMTYMTELYEVAADRVEAEAIQYDLQKLFCHRKNVNIVTDEVSGIDRKKKQVITKNGQYPYDYLVLSAGSEPNTFSTPGVEKFGYTLGSMEQAIELKHAIEEHVRLGAVETDLNKRKSLLTIAVVGSGFTGIEMIGELVDWKKVLAKENKIDPSEIKLTLIEMAPTLMNMLDRKDADKGERYLIKHGVEVLKNTDVVSVGDGLIDFKGGNKFSTSTLIWTAGVKAPTKVSEFGLQQGRGGRILVNKQGQSLDDSKIYVLGDVSLTDQDGSGKGQPQTVQGAEAGAKVAAKNISLAIAGQKTTAEFEGKYSGFVVSIGSKYAVAHIGKNTHLSGFFAQAVKHMINFIYFLQITNAYYFFRYLRHEFFNTRNERNMFHGYLSRQGNVLWSLPARLFLGATWLVDVSQKIGGKDSWFINKLRLTSFDWLIVNTTSGASAAGSDATTSTATTAKTTFSLSYEYGNQPMLIFKHMPKWYYDITKFMIPNTNIAFIMQKTMTIFELLIGLALIFGLFTWLASAASVGFVVIFSLSSMFYWTNIWMIPMAIAAMNGSGRIFGLDKYVIPWIRKHFVNWWYGKERAIYK, from the coding sequence ATGTCGAATAACAACATTGTCGTTGTTGGTGGTGGATTTGGCGGAATTTATACTGTCAAGAACCTCGCAAAGAAATTCAAAAAGAATTCCGGCGTAAAAATTACTTTAATCGATAAGAATTCTTACATGACTTACATGACGGAATTATATGAAGTTGCTGCTGATCGTGTTGAAGCTGAGGCCATTCAATATGATTTACAAAAACTGTTTTGTCATAGAAAAAATGTCAATATCGTTACTGACGAAGTAAGCGGAATTGATCGCAAAAAGAAGCAGGTTATTACAAAAAACGGTCAGTACCCTTATGACTATTTAGTTTTAAGTGCCGGATCGGAACCGAATACTTTTTCAACACCGGGAGTTGAAAAGTTCGGCTACACTCTTGGTTCAATGGAACAAGCAATTGAATTAAAACATGCAATTGAAGAGCATGTTCGTCTTGGAGCAGTTGAAACAGATTTGAATAAACGTAAAAGTCTGTTGACAATTGCAGTCGTTGGATCTGGTTTTACAGGAATCGAAATGATTGGCGAATTAGTCGATTGGAAAAAAGTTCTTGCAAAAGAAAACAAGATTGATCCATCAGAAATTAAATTAACATTGATTGAAATGGCTCCGACCTTAATGAACATGCTTGATCGAAAAGATGCTGATAAAGGTGAAAGATACTTAATCAAACACGGTGTTGAAGTCCTCAAAAATACCGATGTCGTAAGTGTTGGTGACGGATTGATCGATTTTAAAGGCGGAAATAAATTCTCTACCTCGACTCTAATTTGGACGGCCGGAGTTAAAGCTCCAACTAAAGTAAGTGAATTCGGATTGCAGCAAGGCCGCGGTGGAAGAATTCTAGTTAACAAGCAGGGTCAATCACTGGATGATTCAAAAATTTACGTTCTTGGTGATGTTTCGCTAACCGATCAAGACGGTTCGGGAAAAGGCCAGCCACAAACGGTTCAAGGAGCCGAAGCTGGAGCTAAAGTCGCCGCAAAAAATATCTCTCTTGCAATTGCCGGACAAAAAACAACGGCTGAATTTGAAGGTAAATATTCTGGTTTCGTCGTATCAATTGGTTCGAAATATGCAGTTGCTCATATCGGAAAAAATACGCACTTGAGTGGCTTCTTTGCTCAAGCAGTTAAGCATATGATCAATTTCATATATTTTTTGCAGATTACAAACGCTTATTATTTCTTTAGGTACCTGCGGCACGAATTCTTTAATACCCGTAACGAACGAAACATGTTTCACGGCTACTTGAGCCGACAAGGCAATGTCCTTTGGTCCCTTCCGGCTCGACTGTTTCTTGGTGCTACTTGGCTCGTCGATGTTTCCCAAAAGATCGGCGGCAAAGATTCTTGGTTTATAAACAAATTGCGGCTTACAAGTTTTGACTGGCTAATTGTCAACACGACTTCCGGAGCTTCAGCAGCTGGAAGCGATGCAACAACTTCGACTGCTACAACAGCTAAAACAACTTTCTCTCTGTCGTATGAATACGGAAATCAACCAATGTTGATATTCAAGCATATGCCGAAATGGTACTACGATATAACAAAGTTTATGATTCCTAATACAAATATTGCTTTCATTATGCAAAAGACGATGACTATTTTTGAATTGCTGATCGGCTTAGCGCTTATTTTTGGTTTATTTACCTGGCTGGCATCGGCTGCATCAGTTGGATTCGTTGTCATCTTTTCCTTAAGTTCAATGTTTTATTGGACGAATATCTGGATGATTCCAATGGCGATTGCAGCCATGAATGGTTCTGGAAGAATCTTCGGACTTGATAAATATGTAATTCCTTGGATAAGAAAGCATTTCGTAAATTGGTGGTATGGAAAAGAAAGAGCAATTTATAAATAA
- a CDS encoding class I SAM-dependent RNA methyltransferase, translated as MNQFNLIATSGQGIEALVAKELNKLGYQTRTENGYVRFSGNQRDILKTNIWLRTADRVKILVGEFHTLRFDDLFESVKALPWSEFINWDDQFPVMEAHSHDSQLFSVPDIQRITKKAIVEALRSQTGHEDLPETGQHIGIDIRIDKNNVRIMIDTSGESLFKRGYRTEHGGAPLKENFAAALVLLTNWFTDNPFVDPVCGSGTIPIEAALIGKNIAPGINRTFEIESWGWFDQKLSQDVREEADSLAKYDQILDISGYDIDGNMIRISKENAKKAGLYNDITFKQLAVKDWQTDKTNGILVANPPYGQRLGEIEDARQIYQQMGYIYNQMPTWSKYILTSDEEFEQFYAKKATKKRKLYNGPIRTDLYQYWGKKVR; from the coding sequence ATGAATCAATTTAATTTAATCGCAACTTCCGGGCAGGGAATCGAAGCACTCGTTGCCAAAGAACTGAATAAGTTAGGCTATCAAACGCGAACCGAGAATGGCTATGTTCGTTTTTCCGGTAATCAAAGGGACATTTTAAAAACGAATATTTGGTTGAGAACAGCTGATCGTGTCAAAATTCTTGTTGGCGAATTTCACACTTTGCGTTTTGATGATCTTTTTGAGTCAGTTAAAGCACTTCCGTGGAGTGAATTCATTAATTGGGATGACCAATTTCCGGTAATGGAAGCTCACAGTCATGATTCACAACTATTCAGTGTTCCAGATATTCAACGAATTACTAAAAAAGCGATTGTTGAAGCTTTGAGATCGCAAACCGGTCATGAAGATCTTCCAGAAACTGGTCAACACATCGGAATTGATATACGAATTGATAAAAACAATGTTCGAATTATGATTGATACAAGCGGCGAATCGCTTTTTAAACGTGGTTATCGTACGGAACACGGTGGAGCTCCATTGAAGGAAAATTTTGCTGCTGCTCTAGTTCTTCTAACGAATTGGTTTACAGATAATCCTTTTGTTGATCCGGTCTGTGGATCGGGAACAATTCCGATCGAAGCTGCTCTGATCGGAAAAAATATTGCGCCGGGAATTAATCGGACCTTTGAAATTGAGTCTTGGGGTTGGTTTGATCAAAAACTTAGTCAGGATGTTAGAGAAGAAGCAGACAGCCTGGCAAAATATGATCAGATCCTGGATATTAGCGGTTATGACATTGATGGAAATATGATCAGAATTTCCAAAGAGAATGCAAAAAAAGCCGGTCTATATAACGACATTACTTTTAAACAATTAGCGGTTAAAGATTGGCAAACAGACAAAACTAATGGAATTTTAGTAGCAAATCCCCCATATGGCCAAAGGCTTGGTGAAATTGAAGATGCACGGCAAATTTATCAGCAAATGGGATATATATATAATCAGATGCCAACATGGAGCAAGTATATTTTGACTAGCGACGAAGAATTTGAACAATTTTATGCAAAAAAAGCGACGAAAAAAAGGAAATTGTATAATGGACCAATTCGAACAGATCTATATCAATATTGGGGCAAAAAGGTTCGCTGA
- a CDS encoding EbsA family protein, producing MIWLAIFGFFALIVQLEFSRLALGAFIVWGLFLFTVIFYVFRLRLLLDDDHILFQGIFFGSDLDIEIKDIRIVKIFPKKRFIEFSFDNRNYRIITSKKAIKYFQKINDSSNSLNGK from the coding sequence TTGATTTGGTTAGCAATTTTTGGCTTTTTTGCTTTAATTGTTCAACTAGAATTCTCGCGTTTGGCTCTTGGCGCCTTTATTGTCTGGGGTTTATTTTTATTTACGGTTATTTTTTATGTTTTTCGTTTGCGTCTGCTGTTGGATGACGATCATATTCTTTTTCAGGGGATTTTTTTTGGCAGCGATCTTGATATTGAAATAAAAGATATTCGGATCGTTAAAATATTTCCAAAGAAGCGTTTTATCGAGTTTAGTTTTGATAACCGGAATTATCGAATTATTACAAGTAAAAAGGCAATTAAATATTTCCAGAAAATAAATGACAGTTCGAACAGTTTAAATGGAAAATAA
- a CDS encoding RluA family pseudouridine synthase — MENKQILESTIIDQTGRLDKVLAINFSNFSRNQIKKLIDQGRVIVDGDPALAKYRVQAGDHIIIEVPPVKKTKLLPEKITLDILYEDNDLIVVNKPQGMVVHPSAGHWEHTLVNALLNHAPLSTINGEFRPGIVHRIDKDTSGLLMVAKNNFAHEHLSADLKSHKTGRKYLAIVHGNFSEKKGTIKAPIGRDPKNRQKQAVVANGREAVTYFRVLESFSNYSLIEAVLETGRTHQIRVHMAYIGHPVAGDPLYGPRKTLSGKGQYLFASSLSLTQPHTGEELNFSAPLPDYFQKMLSKLRSEK; from the coding sequence ATGGAAAATAAGCAGATTTTAGAAAGTACAATCATTGATCAAACCGGAAGACTGGATAAAGTTTTAGCAATCAATTTTTCCAATTTTTCCCGAAATCAGATAAAAAAATTAATCGATCAAGGTAGAGTGATTGTTGACGGAGACCCCGCGCTTGCGAAGTATCGTGTTCAGGCTGGAGACCATATTATTATCGAAGTTCCGCCCGTTAAAAAAACAAAGTTATTGCCTGAAAAAATTACTCTGGATATTCTTTACGAAGATAATGATTTAATCGTTGTGAATAAACCTCAGGGCATGGTTGTCCATCCAAGCGCCGGCCACTGGGAACATACGCTTGTTAATGCTTTGCTTAATCATGCTCCTTTATCAACAATTAACGGAGAATTTCGACCTGGGATTGTCCATCGGATTGACAAGGATACCAGCGGATTATTGATGGTTGCCAAAAATAATTTTGCTCATGAACATTTGTCCGCCGATTTGAAATCGCATAAAACAGGACGCAAGTATTTAGCGATTGTTCATGGGAATTTTTCTGAGAAAAAAGGCACGATTAAGGCACCAATTGGCCGTGACCCCAAAAATCGTCAAAAACAAGCAGTTGTTGCTAATGGCCGAGAAGCAGTAACTTATTTTCGAGTTTTAGAGAGCTTTTCGAACTATTCTTTAATTGAAGCTGTCTTGGAAACTGGTCGTACTCATCAAATTCGTGTACATATGGCTTATATTGGCCATCCGGTTGCTGGCGATCCATTATATGGGCCTCGAAAAACTTTGTCGGGAAAAGGGCAGTATCTATTTGCGAGCAGTTTATCTCTGACACAGCCACATACAGGAGAGGAACTAAATTTTAGTGCGCCTTTACCTGATTATTTTCAAAAAATGCTTTCAAAATTGAGAAGTGAAAAATGA
- a CDS encoding class I SAM-dependent methyltransferase, whose translation MKKNYEKLSQKYYDKIAGHFDFSISGFFSYPFKRLINHNLKLKNSDCLLDVGCANGRLLGLLGKQAEIIGTGIDISGEMISIAKQKYPEYRFACASSEKIPFKNEQFDYIICSASFHHFPDPVYFLNSIKRFLKADGRLIIAEINIPIFHSLYNDMIVSHSKEGDVKAYKTSELINLFQENSFKILKKEILFQIQYYELSL comes from the coding sequence ATGAAGAAAAACTATGAAAAATTGAGTCAAAAATATTATGACAAAATTGCTGGTCATTTTGATTTTTCAATCTCGGGATTTTTTTCCTATCCTTTTAAACGTTTAATAAATCATAATTTAAAATTGAAAAATAGCGATTGTTTGCTGGATGTTGGCTGTGCTAATGGCCGTTTACTCGGATTGCTCGGAAAACAGGCCGAAATAATTGGAACAGGTATCGATATATCAGGAGAAATGATTTCTATCGCAAAACAAAAATACCCTGAATATCGCTTTGCCTGTGCTTCTTCAGAAAAAATTCCATTCAAAAATGAGCAGTTTGATTATATTATCTGTTCGGCATCTTTCCACCACTTTCCAGATCCAGTTTATTTTTTAAATTCGATTAAAAGATTTTTAAAAGCGGATGGCCGTTTAATAATAGCTGAAATTAATATTCCGATTTTCCACAGTCTCTATAATGATATGATCGTATCTCACTCTAAAGAGGGGGACGTCAAGGCTTATAAAACAAGTGAATTAATCAATTTGTTTCAAGAAAACTCTTTTAAAATTTTGAAAAAAGAAATTCTTTTTCAAATCCAATATTACGAACTAAGCCTTTAA